The genomic interval agcatgtgtgtggttgctaTGTTGttgcacacacttttttttaaggaaatccAACCTGAGGTTATTGAACccttactaaatttaataaactcatCCACGAACATTGGCTACATAACTaattcattcaaattagcagtaaccATGtctcaaaaaaatctaaactctacccatgtcagctgtcaaactacaagCTGATCtaaaaccttccatttattttcaagatcctagaaaaaaaagctgtagcacagcagctaagctcatacctgaattaGAACCAGATAcctgaagtctttcagtcagggtttagacCTGACTGAATTGTAtgttatgaccctgtctaggcGGTGAGGTTGCAACAGCAGTGTGAAAATACTGGTAGCAGGATGGTATGTGGAATGATTAAATCACTGGACTGAACTGGCAGACAAGGTGAaatgttgtatattttaaatggtgaacacacacacacacacacacacacacacacacacaaatacacacgcaaacactgAATAATGTCAGGGGTGGCTAATTGCCGACATAACAAACCAAACCCAcactaccaaaagaaacaccacaactaacTACATTTTGCagcaaaaaaatgaaatacaattctacactaactccctgacaataaacagacaataaccaaaacgcaaaaacaaacaggcaccactccctacaatcagtaactatacatataaacatacagaaaaacatttcttcTTTGACAGGGAtcacaatcataaacaaaacaggaaatgctCACAttcacaagcacaagcacaagcaAACTAGGGATGTGACAAGATAAGGTAAggtaagcacagcaaagattacaaactcacaaatcaCTGCCAATACAAGAATGAGCTTTGGCAAGCCACTGTCTTCTTCCTCCAGGGTCCTTATATAAGCCACAGCAATCACTCCAGGAAGGGCGAGGCAACGAGGTGCACAGACAGTCCCAAATCCCAAACTGGACCAGGAGCACACTTCAGTCCAGGAGTGTAATATGTACTACAGATACACCTCTGATTTAcatagttaatgacctgttgttggcttctgggttatgtttctttgcttatattgcttagtctgaatgcagcatttgacactatagatcacaacattttactagatagactcagAAATGTTGCAGGGATTAGgagaatagccctttcctggtttaaatctcaTCTAGCCGTtcgctaccagtttgtttacatacattattcagcatacaacaaggttagctatagTGGCCCACAAGGATCTGTCCttgggcctctgcttttttctatatatatgctacctctaggttaaattatacataaacattttgctAGTTTACACTGCTCCGCTGATGATATTCAGCtgtatgtctcagccaaaccataggacatatatcagtttagtattactgaggaatgcataaagaaCGTCAGACAATGTATATtaagaaactttctctcacaaCCTGTCCATGCAGTAACGCCCCCTAGCGGGCCCACCAGTGGGCCCAAGCTGGCATACTCAAATGAATCACATGATcgcatcaaatattcttaaagtagAGTAGATTTATCAACATAAACATTTCTTAGGCCTAATACAAATACCTGtttactgattttcagccatctacatgcatcCGTTCAACAGAAATCCCACACTGAATAcattgtgtttttctggtaaatcTCCACAACAATCATgcctggccttttaaaacatgcttctgatataagataacttcagattttgtcatagaaaattcaaatacaatcaaagcaactgtgtgacatgcttaaatggtatacagagtgttagtaaagttctttaattacGTGCTCACTTCTTTGCTCGGAAACGCGTTCGGTTCCTTTGTAAGATAACACAAAATAcgcaagcctttagttacctcaaaatgcacGTTACTCACATAAAACTgatcctgaatagagcattagagcccccttttctattttctattgatttctattggccattgcagcaccattgtcttggagtgagaGCAAAAAGAGGGGGATCTAGCAAGTAaaagacctttttcaaacttggcttacatgcatacatatcaTACATATAAGATAGTGTGTACACTGTCTTATAGCTGgacttgtttatatatgtgaataAGCAAAGTTTGACAAAGTATAAAATATCTAGCTCCTGATATCTGGTGATATTTGCTTTAGATACCTTAATTCATGTACATAATTATGATACAATAGAATAAAAAAGATTATGACACAATTACAGAAACCTGTAGATTCATCCAACTCgtcttttcagttttttaaaccatttgttCTTTTCAGGTTCACTTTGCCAATTTTTActtgagtttaaaaaaattctCAGAAACATAACTTATGTGATGCAGTATCAGTCATTTGAGGATAATGAAGTTTGGAATTTAATATAATCGATTGAAAATTATCagttaaatagtttttaaaccatggataaaatatagcatacATTAGGGGATTGACAGAAGAATTAATGAATATAAGCCAAGTAAGAACAGTCCACACCACTGACAAAGATGCAGTGTTTTCAGATGATGGAGAACATAGATAGAAAGGTATCCAGAgagcaagataaacacaaacaacaatgcaaagtgtttttgctgctttagaatTAGAAGACTTAGAAACAtttgctctgtgtctgtttgaggtaGCATTCAACAAATGATTAAAAGGAGCTTTCACCACTGCTCCTCTTCTTAAACAACCTGATCTTTCCATCCCATTGGTGGTAGAGGTAGACACCTCCAAAATAGGAATAGGAGCCGTTTTGTCACAAAGGAATGACAATTCCAACAGACCATTTTTAGCGTACTTTTTCCGTAAACTGGCCATGCAGAACTATGAGATAGGAAAATGTGAGCAATTAGCCATAAAATTGGCTTTGGCAGAATGGAGGCACTGGTTGGAAGGGGACAACTAGCCCTTCACAGTTATTACCGACCATTGTAATTTGGAGTATATGCATTCTGCTAAACAATTAAACCCTCGACAAGCCTGTTGGTCATTATTCTTCTCACAATTTCAATTCAAGATCCTGTATTGCCCAGGTTCCCACAATACAAaagcagatgccctgtcccACTTTCACCTAGGGTACACTGAGGAGGATCACAATACTCAGGAAACCATCCCTCCTACATGGGTGTATATAGCATCTATAAGATGGGAGATTGAGGAAATCGATCaagcaacaaaagaaacagtaaTACCTGCTGAATATCCTGTGGGGAAACTACATACCAGTATCATGCCGAGATCGACAATTAACCTGGACTTATTCTTATCTCACTACAGGTCATACTAGTGAAACCTGTACTCGACAACTCCTTGTTAGTTGTTATTGGTGAGAAATGCTCACGAGCAATGTGCACACGTATGTCACCTCCTGCTCAATGTGCAGTCAAAGTAATACCCTCAAGACGCTAACTGCAGGTAAACTTATGCTGCTACCCATACCCGAAAGGCCTTGGTCACACCTAGCTGGGGATTTTATTACTGACCTACCCTGCTCTAATGGAAAAATTAAAATTCTGACTGTAGCAGATTGCTTTTCACATGGGGTGAGTTTCATTGCCTTCCCTGGACCTACCACCTTTCAAACCGCAGAGGCACTTATCAATCAGGTGTTCTACTTTTTTGGCATCCCTGAAGACATCCTGTCTGATCGAGGACCTTAGTTCGCTTCACGAGTCTGGTCAaccttttttaaacacattgggGTAGCAATAAGTTTGATGTCAGGATATCATCCTCCATCCAAGGACAGATtgacacagaggagagacatCAGTATACCAGCCTGGGGATCATGTATGGCTCTCTTGATGGGATTTccgttctgtttttgtttgccttctGGTTTATGTCCTGGACTGTTTATCTCCATGACTGTGATTATCCCTGGCTTCATCTTTCTGGCTCTGACTATTGCATGTTCACCGACTACTGATCTGGATTCTAATAAAACCCAAACCTCTTATCTGCCTCTAGCATCTGACTTTTTCTGCCTCGTCACAATAAGAGATTTTGTAGAGGAAGGATAGAGGTATCATGGAGTGGTCTCAGCTTTTCAGGTGTCAGGTTAAGTCTGAAATTAAAACTGTGCTGGAAACAAATTCAATTTTAAAGATAAGGACTCCTAAATTCTACAGTAACAATATActttgataaaacatttataaaataaagcatGTTAAGGGATTTTGAGAGGAATTAATGTATATTATCTATCTAAATGACAGCCATACCAATTACTTAGTGTTCAAGTTCTgatctgacagaaaaaaaatgtgatccAGCAAGTAAAAGACCTTTTACAAACTTGGCTTGAATGCATACATATAACAGTGTGTATACAGTCTTATAGCAGGACTTGTTTTTTAGGTTATATGTGAATAGGTTAGACAAAAATTATAAATATCTAGCTCCTTCTATCTGCTGATATTTGCTTTAGATACATTAATTCATGTACATAATTTTGATATACTAAGATAAAAAGAGATAATACACACTTACTGAAACCTGTCAATTCATCCTACTCATctcttcaggttttttttttttaaactttgaaaACATAAATATCAAAAGTTTAATTGTATAAAATTGGTTTTGCAAGTTTggaaaaacaattaattaattttatttatacacaagTTCACAGTTTTttgctatttctttttttctggtttaCTTTGCCAGCTGAATCCTACTTGAGTTTAGAAATGTTCTCAGGCACATAGTTAATGTGATGCAGTCTCAGTCTTTTGAGGAGAATaaagtttgaaattaaatatgctctagaaacaaaatgactgttgatgaaaaattaaacagtcTACAGGTGACAAAGTATTGAGCTGAGGctctaaaccatggataaaatatagcatatattatGGGATTGACAGAAGAATTGATTAATATAAGCCAGGTAAGAACAGTCCACAAGAGTGAGAAAGATGTTATGTTTTCAACTGTCAgagaacataaataaaaaggtatccagagagcaagataaacacaaacaacaatgcccagtgtttttgctgctttagaatTAGAAGACTTAGAAActttggctctgtgtctgtttgaggtaGCATTCAACATAGATCTCACAGCTTTAGCTTGACGTCGtgccaaagtaaaaatgattgaatacAAGATAAGTATAACAGAACATGGGCATATAAATGAAATCACAAGATCAGTGGTCACTAAGGaagattttataaataaaatgcactcTCCGTGGCATCTGTGATGGAAGCAGATGGTCATTAAAGTACAAATAGATGAGGATATACAAGAGAGAACAAGACCAGCCTAGAATtatgaataaagacattttacgAACTGTGACTTTAGTGGAATATAGCAGAGGATCACTGACTGCAATGTACCGATCAACTGCAATGAAAACCATATTGCACAGAGATGCTGACATTGAGATAAAATTGATTATTAGAACATTTGTACATGCCATTTTACCAAGATACCAACAGCTGTCTCTTAGTTGCATTGTATTCACAGGCATGAAAACAAGTCCCACGAGAAGATCggccacagccagagagaggatgagtagGTTGGTAGGGGtatggagctgcttgaagtgagagATAGATAAGATCACAAGCAAgttcaaaaacacagtgcaaacagatatacaagacagaaaactaaacaaaaatatatttccagGGCCTGTTCGGACCTCCTTTCTGCATGATGAGTTGTTGTCAGGAAAGCAGTACTCAACTGTCAAGTTTTGCTGATACTCTGTGATATTCATCTTGAGAATTTATAGATATGCCAGTTGGAGATGTTCATAATATGCTGTTCAACAGTGCTGATCTGCTGAATTTGACTTTGCagattgtgtatttatattgaaGTATGAATCCTCCTACTAACATATGAATGGCCACTTTTTACACAGCATCATTCACTTAATATTCAACAATGTCATTACAGGGGTGACCAGTAGCGGAGTGGAAATGTTTATAGTTAGAGTTCAAACATTTCACATCCATCACATTTTGTACACAAGGTTTTTTTTAGGTATTCCTTTGCCTTTAGCATActactaaatattaaataaatgcatacatataatgCTCTTATTGTAACGAACCTGGTCATTTGTTCTACCACTGctggattttgaaaaaaaaatttaatttgatgAAGCTGAAAGTGGGAGCACTAATctagacttttattttggggaataataataataataatacattgtaataatacatattattatttacatcttacatatacatattatttacatattgctTTTCACACAAAGGACATGAAGATGCTTacaatattatcattattattagttgcattcaTTTCGTACctctctcaaactcaaggtcgctttacaaatattgcttttttttcctctttacacacacacacacctgatgagaagcagcagccactttgcacacagtgtactctctatcagaaactaCAGCCCCCTGGAggactgcactgggtgcagggaaagggaaggaggttaagaccagtacagagcaccaaccatcactggacaatAGTCTGTACAAAAAATGGAGGTTGTAGTCAGTCATGTTTCAACAGTTCAATTTCCCAATTAGAGTGAGTGGCatccttcactctctgtgcttgtgtggtaTCTTTTGCATAGTCAAGATAATTCCAACATGTAATCATCCTCTGAATCATTTTGTTGTCTATCATCTGCTTCTGATCACACTAATGACAAGTCCCCAAGTGAAGCAAGTGAATAATGATCACAATATATCTGTGCATGTAGACAATAGAAAAGCTCAATTTATAGCAAGTCAGCTACCTGGCTGGGAAACCTAACCAAACTAGATGTTATTAGAACAAAACCAATCTATACCAGCAATCTATTAAACTACCACAGTCATTTCTCAACCTCAGAATTCTTTTTATCTGTCACAAACCCCATGAATATACACTAGGTTAACAAGTTCCACCTAATACAAAATTATCACTCCACTTGCACTTGATAACAGAGTTATTGTAatgattgcacacacaaacaaggaagaggatccgatcgcaagaggttttattatttagatcaaacagatcagtgggGTCAGGCAGGTAGTTAGCTTGTTTCAAGGTCGATAACATAGGACAGAGTCCAGggggtgtccaggggtcagaaagaaaacaagctctgaaacacaggcaggagtcgaaaaccaggaagacaaaaccGTAACTGAACCGCTTGTTACGCAACATaaggttggcaatacttcacgaCGTGAGTGTGAAGGAGGGGAGCTTAAGTAAGGGAGGAGTGATGAGGAGAAACaatgatcaggtgtgtgctagcaTTCAGGTGAACCAGATTAGAGGCATGTGTGGGAAGAGGTAGGCATGGCAGTGTGGGGTTGAGCATGATTCCTGGCGTTCATAACAGTtattatgtactgtatacactttggtactaaagaaaaaaaagtcacattaaAATTCTCCCATTATTATGTATATACACTTcaatactaaataaaataagaatgtcattaaaatattcttgTAATGGTAGAAAAGTGCAATTCTGAAGAGAAACACTAGAAGCATACTTGTTGTTTGCCATTATGCgaatgtgaaaaagaaagatagacAAGGGAAAGATTATGAAGTGTTAATTgttagtaataaaatgtttagagAGCAAATGAAATTGAATTAGCAAAGGTGTAACATGGTCAGCCGATTTAGACCATGTAATGTCCATGGATTCGTGCTGCAGAAATGCCTACTAGGAATATTTTGACTAAGACTTCAGTAAAGTGTTGTGTTAAAACAGGTTGTAGTCtggaaatatttcataaataaaaaaaacacaatcaagGAGACACAATTTATGACTAGAAAAACAAAGCGTACTGTCCAAAATAACACCAAGGCTGTAAACCTTTACGAAGACAGTTATAATAGCTCCAGCCATAGGGaatgtacaaatataattttttttaagtgtacaTTTAGATCCCATAGGAAACAGCTCAGTTTTACTCCTATCGAATTTGAAATAATTGCTTGTTATCCATATATGTGTATCATGGAAATAAGATGTGTGAGTATTGAAAGAGAGAGTAGAAGTTGGCATATTggacacacacaactgcatatCATCAGCTTAGCAATGAAACCGATCGTCATAGATGCTGAAAAATATTGCCAAGAGGAAGAAGGTAAATGATGAATAATAGTGAGCCTAACACTGAACCCTGTGTAACACCACAATGAACCGTAGAGATTTCTGACCAATAATTCTGAATGTGTACAAACTGTGTCCTGTCTGCAAGATAGGAAGGAAACCATTGATGTACAGTGCCACAGACTCCAATACTAGCCAACTGCTCCATAAGAAGCTGATATGATATTGTATCAAAGGCTACACTGAGCACACGTAAAGATTAAAATAGAAAGCACACCTGAATCAGCTGAAAGCTCGTCTGTATTTCAAAGCCCttgtttgttagcctgttttgtgattctagccatttgtttttccttacctcccTGTGTTTTTCCCTAGCTTCTTTGTTATAGACTGCTTCCTGTGTTTGCCTccgtgtattttttttttgttcatgatGTATCCCTTTATGCTACGTATTgactcaatgaccctggactgctctgatgactctgaatctggatttgcccctaatccCCTAATAAAGTTCGCTCTTCTTTGCAcatgtgtctgcc from Electrophorus electricus isolate fEleEle1 chromosome 17, fEleEle1.pri, whole genome shotgun sequence carries:
- the LOC118242867 gene encoding trace amine-associated receptor 6-like, which translates into the protein MVSFLSCRQDTVCTHSELLYCFPDNNSSCRKEVRTGPGNIFLFSFLSCISVCTVFLNLLVILSISHFKQLHTPTNLLILSLAVADLLVGLVFMPVNTMQLRDSCWYLGKMACTNVLIINFISMSASLCNMVFIAVDRYIAVSDPLLYSTKVTVRKMSLFIILGWSCSLLYILIYLCHGECILFIKSSLVTTDLVISFICPCSVILILYSIIFTLARRQAKAVRSMLNATSNRHRAKLKT